The proteins below are encoded in one region of Xenopus laevis strain J_2021 chromosome 8L, Xenopus_laevis_v10.1, whole genome shotgun sequence:
- the ssr4.L gene encoding signal sequence receptor, delta L homeolog precursor (The RefSeq protein has 1 frameshift compared to this genomic sequence), whose product MAGVCDVFLAVLVVLAGCSAEPCTEPVIVPSYYTTPDAVISSEVVFIVEISLSCTNGAQNVALYADVNGKQFPVTRGQDVGRYQVSWSLEHKNAHSGTYEVKFFDEESYSLLRKAQRNNEDISSIKPLFTVNVDHRGAWNGPWGIHRRAGSIDRHIGILYGIYCKEQHPGLTRE is encoded by the exons ATGGCAGGGGTTTGTGATGTGTTTCTGGCGGTGTTGGTGGTTTTAGCGGGCTGTTCTG cTGAGCCTTGCACAGAGCCTGTTATAGTTCCTTCCTATTACACTACTCCAGATGCAGTTATATCTTCAGAAGTGGTTTTCATCGTGGAGATATCCCTTTCTTGCACTAATGGTGCACAG AATGTTGCTCTTTATGCTGATGTGAATGGGAAACAGTTCCCTGTGACCAGAGGACAGGATGTTGGGCGTTACCAA GTCTCATGGAGCCTGGAACACAAAAATGCTCATTCTGGAACATATGAGGTTAAGTTTTTCGATGAGGAGTCTTACAGTCTGCTAAGAAAG GCACAGAGAAACAATGAGGATATTTCCTCTATCAAGCCTCTATTCACTGTCAATGTTGATCACAGG gGTGCATGGAATGGTCCTTG TATCCACAGACGTGCTGGCAGCATTGATAGGCATATTGGTATATTATACGGCATATACTGCAAAGAGCAACATCCAGGCTTAACGAGAGAATAG
- the ssr4.L gene encoding signal sequence receptor, delta L homeolog isoform X2 encodes MAGVCDVFLAVLVVLAGCSAEPCTEPVIVPSYYTTPDAVISSEVVFIVEISLSCTNGAQNVALYADVNGKQFPVTRGQDVGRYQVSWSLEHKNAHSGTYEVKFFDEESYSLLRKGAWNGPWVSTDVLAALIGILVYYTAYTAKSNIQA; translated from the exons ATGGCAGGGGTTTGTGATGTGTTTCTGGCGGTGTTGGTGGTTTTAGCGGGCTGTTCTG cTGAGCCTTGCACAGAGCCTGTTATAGTTCCTTCCTATTACACTACTCCAGATGCAGTTATATCTTCAGAAGTGGTTTTCATCGTGGAGATATCCCTTTCTTGCACTAATGGTGCACAG AATGTTGCTCTTTATGCTGATGTGAATGGGAAACAGTTCCCTGTGACCAGAGGACAGGATGTTGGGCGTTACCAA GTCTCATGGAGCCTGGAACACAAAAATGCTCATTCTGGAACATATGAGGTTAAGTTTTTCGATGAGGAGTCTTACAGTCTGCTAAGAAAG gGTGCATGGAATGGTCCTTGGGTATCCACAGACGTGCTGGCAGCATTGATAGGCATATTGGTATATTATACGGCATATACTGCAAAGAGCAACATCCAGGCTTAA
- the ssr4.L gene encoding signal sequence receptor, delta L homeolog isoform X1: protein MAGVCDVFLAVLVVLAGCSAEPCTEPVIVPSYYTTPDAVISSEVVFIVEISLSCTNGAQNVALYADVNGKQFPVTRGQDVGRYQVSWSLEHKNAHSGTYEVKFFDEESYSLLRKAQRNNEDISSIKPLFTVNVDHRGAWNGPWVSTDVLAALIGILVYYTAYTAKSNIQA, encoded by the exons ATGGCAGGGGTTTGTGATGTGTTTCTGGCGGTGTTGGTGGTTTTAGCGGGCTGTTCTG cTGAGCCTTGCACAGAGCCTGTTATAGTTCCTTCCTATTACACTACTCCAGATGCAGTTATATCTTCAGAAGTGGTTTTCATCGTGGAGATATCCCTTTCTTGCACTAATGGTGCACAG AATGTTGCTCTTTATGCTGATGTGAATGGGAAACAGTTCCCTGTGACCAGAGGACAGGATGTTGGGCGTTACCAA GTCTCATGGAGCCTGGAACACAAAAATGCTCATTCTGGAACATATGAGGTTAAGTTTTTCGATGAGGAGTCTTACAGTCTGCTAAGAAAG GCACAGAGAAACAATGAGGATATTTCCTCTATCAAGCCTCTATTCACTGTCAATGTTGATCACAGG gGTGCATGGAATGGTCCTTGGGTATCCACAGACGTGCTGGCAGCATTGATAGGCATATTGGTATATTATACGGCATATACTGCAAAGAGCAACATCCAGGCTTAA